Proteins encoded together in one Leptospira semungkisensis window:
- the groL gene encoding chaperonin GroEL (60 kDa chaperone family; promotes refolding of misfolded polypeptides especially under stressful conditions; forms two stacked rings of heptamers to form a barrel-shaped 14mer; ends can be capped by GroES; misfolded proteins enter the barrel where they are refolded when GroES binds), with the protein MAKVIEYDETARRKLLEGVNKLANAVKVTLGPKGRNVVIDKKFGSPTITKDGVTVAKEIELEDSIENMGAQMVKEVSTKTNDVAGDGTTTATILAQSIINEGLKNVTAGANPMALKHGIDKAVSAAVESIKKRSVKIENKKDIANVATISANNDKDIGNLIADAMDKVGKDGVITVEEAKSIETTLDVVEGMQFDRGYVSPYMVTDPEAMIATLSDPYILIYDKKISSMRDLLPVLEKVAQAGRPLVIIAEEVEGEALATIVVNTLRKTISCVAVKAPGFGDRRKAMLEDIAILTGGQVISEDLGMKLENATVQQLGRAKKVTVDKENTTIIEGQGASKDIQGRVGQIKKQIEDITSEYDREKLQERLAKLAGGVAVIHVGAATEVEMKEKKHRVEDALSATRAAVEEGIVPGGGLTLLKSQEAVAGLKLEGDEATGAKIIFRALEEPIRMITSNAGLEGSVIVEQAKGKKGNEGFNALTMVWEDLLQAGVVDPAKVVRSALQNAASIGSMLLTTEVTITDKPEKDGGGMPPMGGMGGMGGMGGMM; encoded by the coding sequence ATGGCAAAAGTTATTGAATATGATGAAACAGCGAGACGCAAACTCTTAGAAGGCGTCAACAAACTCGCTAACGCTGTAAAAGTAACCTTAGGTCCTAAGGGAAGAAACGTAGTAATCGATAAAAAATTCGGTTCCCCTACTATCACCAAGGACGGAGTTACTGTAGCTAAAGAAATCGAATTAGAAGATTCCATCGAAAACATGGGAGCTCAAATGGTTAAGGAAGTTTCCACTAAGACAAATGATGTCGCAGGTGATGGAACAACTACTGCAACCATTCTTGCTCAATCTATCATCAACGAAGGATTGAAGAACGTTACCGCAGGCGCAAATCCGATGGCTCTTAAGCACGGAATCGATAAAGCAGTCAGCGCTGCAGTAGAAAGCATTAAGAAACGTTCCGTTAAGATCGAAAACAAAAAAGATATCGCGAACGTTGCGACTATCTCCGCAAACAACGACAAGGATATAGGAAATCTGATCGCAGATGCTATGGACAAAGTCGGAAAAGACGGAGTCATCACTGTAGAAGAAGCAAAATCTATCGAAACCACTTTAGACGTGGTAGAAGGTATGCAATTCGACCGTGGATACGTTTCTCCTTATATGGTGACTGACCCGGAAGCTATGATCGCTACTTTAAGCGATCCTTATATTCTGATCTACGACAAAAAGATTTCTTCCATGAGAGACCTTCTTCCTGTATTGGAAAAAGTTGCTCAAGCAGGAAGACCTCTGGTCATTATCGCAGAAGAAGTAGAAGGAGAAGCGCTTGCTACAATCGTAGTAAACACTCTTCGTAAGACTATCTCTTGCGTTGCTGTTAAGGCTCCTGGATTCGGCGATCGCCGTAAAGCGATGTTGGAAGATATCGCGATCCTTACCGGTGGACAAGTGATTTCCGAAGACCTCGGAATGAAATTGGAAAACGCAACCGTTCAACAACTTGGTCGCGCTAAAAAAGTCACCGTGGATAAAGAAAACACCACCATCATCGAAGGACAAGGTGCTTCTAAAGATATCCAAGGCCGTGTAGGTCAGATCAAAAAGCAGATCGAAGATATTACTTCCGAGTACGATCGTGAAAAACTTCAAGAACGCCTAGCTAAACTTGCTGGTGGTGTTGCAGTGATCCATGTTGGTGCAGCTACAGAAGTAGAAATGAAAGAGAAAAAACACCGTGTGGAAGATGCACTTTCAGCTACTCGCGCTGCAGTAGAAGAAGGAATCGTTCCTGGTGGTGGATTAACTCTTCTAAAATCTCAAGAAGCAGTTGCTGGTCTTAAATTAGAAGGCGACGAAGCTACTGGAGCAAAAATCATCTTCCGTGCATTAGAAGAACCGATCCGTATGATCACTTCTAACGCAGGTCTGGAAGGATCCGTAATCGTAGAGCAAGCAAAAGGTAAAAAAGGAAACGAAGGTTTCAATGCTCTTACTATGGTTTGGGAAGACCTACTGCAAGCTGGAGTCGTTGACCCTGCAAAAGTAGTTCGTTCTGCACTCCAAAATGCTGCTTCTATCGGATCAATGTTGTTAACTACAGAAGTTACAATCACCGACAAACCTGAAAAAGACGGTGGCGGAATGCCTCCTATGGGTGGAATGGGCGGTATGGGAGGAATGGGCGGCATGATGTAA
- a CDS encoding LA_1737 family protein gives MSRRSYKSYFSRRALLCSCIGLSLFFAEPAFSQSTDYFSELTSERKPILGSDKEDKYIFRFPPFAKVESWGPHFSVDALVLFSYTNYPRFKEVDFFPLFNYLWAKENSSYRSYFFPLYYSDRIETSKGISGSNFSLLHYNKFETAPNYSSELWRFPSFLPLAGSEVKKDGDKVSVFRYALPLLFFRNKTPEEERTHLVIFHWGKDKDSSFGAVLPLFYWGSGADRSHFTLFPLVYYDSVNSGKEGSFLTPLFGRTWKDSTVGENSDSDRFSYILPFFRSSFVRNGETLNSQTYVPILFNRKYGKDFGTKTSFLLFSGWSSGEKGDYTGSYVFPFLFHEKGKYFHLVPMYFNFGTEKFGLLPIPFYSENNATQARFYILNSYYSKNWKSETRFVFFPFLYYKSDDYFSFLPFLVKGNRKGDEYTFIPPLLTYLDQETTWIFNTYVKKDKASGQYSNVTVFPFWFYSNDGKNKSHTLFPIYQVNQSENSSEIITPLYYKKETPKEYYSLVGPVETYESDAESRLRIYPLFFSAKTKDDSFWNVMGLAGRGFDQNGDPKYTYAFPFYFYKKNSYRLAIPFFFRLGYDEDHYTHFGIFHYWNRSPEKDNTWIWPLLWFSNVDKVRKEDFSVWFPLYWNWNTPRSKGDIMIPFYLNYEEADKSLQLVLAYSSSKTLGAFNGSGALGVGATEKDYYLDTDLSLFYNLFSLSTRTSVDKQSLQFWKEKHPQEAIAQPESKPASPPEETEKEGINKYNRLTRDKVRSFWGISALFGIFSYEEGDDRRHFRLLPLSWFSWSKKTEDKVYAAPFFFSSKIGDESYFVIFPFYGRQDQAQNFQESYLLFGFLRGKKGETRDYSVLWPLTRFYYSPESWGIRIFPLFAHDQSKDVSRTISPLYYRKRISEGDTMSRSFHTILLPLYHSGSDLVYSKDAVYEESYDTLLPFYWRSGSRTQLGSSEKRETTTYTLLSKYSNSKEANGTTFTSFFSPLYFFQTHKFGNQSDAEATKIDFLLIPGMYWERNQTESIFFLLGFYRESTPTSTETSFLGLITSSESKEKEKTESSFRIAPFYSNTESLNSNGTKSKTVWGIPFYYDRTESSAGNWGSNSINPFGVFNSYGSKDTRSESSFWFLPIPFLYTESNVYSSGITDQEVSFLKLINYKKTEDLKSAKSSKTEVSALFLFSTRSESYEDQKGKNDEFESYLFPLYWFNREIRADSKRTHLNFLIFFDYAKDASKKESRLILGPYYNVSSANSENYGLLPLGIFSQDQESKFWFLLGAYGYKEKGTDRWGFAGIFDTNYEEAWKRRNLNFFLGLIHTELEEQRTRVAILGGILGGYESRPNYSDTNLLWLRWRSSPDDTLANFLPVYYYHSDSAGTSTLVPPVLGYFSSEKDGRFDMLGLGLLYYRNQKISQEEDLMLVGPGLFYYRQYPNTNGLNAMGILALPGLGGLLWDWEYETRTKYSRYSILNFLYTRTVTKEGSEFSRIFGFKL, from the coding sequence ATGAGTAGGAGATCCTACAAATCCTATTTTTCTAGGAGAGCATTGCTTTGCTCTTGTATTGGGCTTTCTCTTTTCTTTGCGGAGCCGGCATTCTCCCAATCGACTGACTACTTCTCGGAACTTACTTCCGAAAGAAAGCCTATCTTAGGAAGCGATAAAGAAGACAAATATATATTTAGATTTCCTCCATTTGCAAAAGTGGAGAGCTGGGGACCCCATTTCTCGGTGGATGCCTTGGTCTTATTTTCTTATACCAATTATCCTAGATTCAAGGAAGTGGATTTCTTTCCCCTCTTCAATTATCTTTGGGCAAAGGAGAATTCTTCCTACAGATCTTATTTCTTTCCTTTGTATTATTCGGATCGGATTGAAACCTCTAAAGGCATCTCTGGCTCGAACTTTTCTCTATTGCATTACAATAAGTTTGAGACCGCTCCGAATTATTCCTCCGAGCTTTGGAGATTCCCTTCTTTTCTGCCTTTAGCAGGAAGCGAAGTAAAGAAGGACGGAGATAAGGTCAGCGTTTTTAGATACGCGCTTCCTCTCTTGTTCTTTCGAAATAAAACTCCGGAAGAAGAAAGGACTCATCTCGTTATTTTTCATTGGGGAAAAGATAAAGACTCATCTTTCGGAGCTGTGCTTCCTCTTTTTTATTGGGGCTCCGGTGCGGATCGTTCTCATTTTACTCTTTTTCCTTTAGTATATTATGATTCTGTAAATTCGGGAAAAGAAGGCTCCTTTTTGACTCCTTTGTTTGGTCGTACTTGGAAGGATAGTACGGTCGGAGAGAATTCGGACTCGGATAGATTTTCTTATATTTTACCTTTCTTTCGTTCCAGTTTTGTGAGAAACGGAGAGACATTGAATTCTCAAACGTATGTTCCGATTCTTTTTAATCGAAAATACGGAAAGGATTTCGGAACGAAGACTAGTTTTCTTTTATTCAGCGGTTGGAGTTCGGGCGAGAAAGGGGATTATACAGGTTCGTATGTATTTCCCTTCCTATTTCATGAAAAAGGAAAGTATTTTCATTTGGTTCCGATGTATTTCAATTTCGGGACTGAAAAATTCGGACTCTTACCCATTCCGTTCTATTCAGAGAACAATGCGACTCAGGCTAGGTTTTATATTCTAAATTCTTATTATTCCAAGAACTGGAAGTCCGAGACTCGATTTGTATTCTTTCCTTTCTTGTACTATAAGTCGGACGACTATTTCAGTTTTCTTCCTTTTCTAGTGAAAGGCAATAGGAAAGGAGACGAGTATACTTTTATTCCACCTTTGCTTACTTATTTAGATCAGGAAACTACTTGGATCTTCAATACGTATGTAAAGAAGGACAAGGCATCGGGTCAGTATAGCAATGTGACTGTTTTTCCATTTTGGTTCTATTCCAATGACGGAAAGAATAAGAGTCATACCCTTTTTCCGATTTATCAGGTCAATCAGTCTGAAAATTCCAGCGAGATCATTACCCCTCTTTATTATAAGAAGGAGACTCCTAAGGAATATTATTCTCTCGTCGGTCCTGTGGAGACCTACGAGTCGGATGCAGAGTCCAGGCTGCGGATCTATCCTCTCTTCTTTTCTGCAAAAACCAAAGATGATTCATTTTGGAATGTAATGGGATTGGCAGGGAGAGGCTTTGATCAAAACGGGGATCCTAAATATACGTACGCATTCCCATTTTACTTCTATAAAAAGAATAGTTATCGGTTAGCTATTCCTTTCTTTTTCAGACTCGGATATGACGAGGATCATTATACTCATTTCGGGATCTTTCATTACTGGAATCGCTCGCCTGAAAAGGATAATACTTGGATCTGGCCTCTATTATGGTTTTCGAATGTAGATAAGGTTCGAAAAGAAGACTTCAGCGTTTGGTTTCCTTTGTATTGGAATTGGAATACTCCTAGAAGCAAGGGAGATATCATGATTCCGTTCTATCTGAACTATGAAGAGGCAGATAAATCATTGCAGTTAGTTCTTGCTTACTCTTCTTCTAAGACTTTGGGAGCCTTTAACGGGTCCGGTGCCTTGGGAGTAGGGGCGACCGAAAAAGATTATTATCTAGATACGGATCTATCACTTTTTTATAATTTGTTCAGCCTTTCTACCAGGACTTCTGTGGACAAACAAAGTCTTCAGTTTTGGAAGGAGAAACATCCACAAGAAGCAATCGCTCAGCCCGAGTCTAAACCGGCTTCCCCTCCGGAAGAAACTGAAAAAGAAGGGATCAATAAATACAATCGTCTCACGAGAGACAAAGTGAGATCCTTCTGGGGAATTTCTGCCTTGTTCGGAATATTCAGCTATGAAGAAGGGGATGATAGACGACATTTCCGTCTTTTGCCTTTAAGCTGGTTTTCCTGGTCCAAGAAAACAGAAGATAAGGTCTATGCGGCTCCCTTCTTCTTTTCGAGTAAGATCGGAGATGAATCTTATTTCGTGATCTTTCCTTTTTATGGACGCCAGGATCAGGCTCAGAATTTCCAAGAATCCTATCTTCTGTTCGGCTTCTTGAGAGGAAAAAAGGGAGAAACAAGAGATTACTCCGTCTTGTGGCCTTTAACTCGTTTTTATTATTCTCCGGAGTCGTGGGGAATTCGAATCTTTCCTTTGTTTGCTCATGATCAATCCAAGGATGTTTCTAGGACGATTTCTCCTTTATATTATAGAAAGAGAATATCCGAAGGCGACACGATGAGTCGTTCTTTTCATACGATATTGCTTCCTCTGTATCATTCCGGTTCGGATCTAGTCTATTCTAAAGATGCAGTCTACGAGGAAAGTTATGATACTCTTTTGCCCTTCTATTGGAGATCCGGGTCTAGGACTCAGTTAGGTTCTTCTGAAAAAAGAGAAACTACTACCTATACCTTGCTTTCTAAATATTCCAATAGCAAAGAGGCAAACGGGACTACGTTTACTAGCTTCTTCTCTCCTTTGTATTTTTTTCAAACTCATAAATTCGGGAACCAAAGCGATGCAGAGGCTACTAAAATTGATTTCTTGCTGATCCCGGGAATGTACTGGGAAAGAAATCAAACGGAAAGCATCTTCTTTCTGCTTGGATTTTATAGAGAAAGCACTCCGACGTCTACGGAGACTAGTTTTCTGGGTTTGATTACTTCTTCCGAATCCAAGGAAAAAGAAAAGACGGAGAGTTCTTTTAGGATCGCCCCTTTTTATTCCAATACTGAATCCTTAAATTCGAACGGAACTAAGAGCAAGACAGTTTGGGGAATTCCTTTTTATTACGATAGGACCGAGAGTTCTGCCGGAAATTGGGGATCGAATAGCATAAATCCTTTCGGTGTATTTAATTCATACGGATCAAAGGATACAAGATCCGAATCTTCTTTTTGGTTCTTGCCGATTCCGTTCTTGTACACCGAAAGTAATGTCTACAGTAGTGGAATTACAGACCAAGAGGTTAGTTTCTTAAAGTTGATCAACTATAAGAAAACAGAGGATCTGAAATCCGCAAAATCGAGTAAAACGGAAGTATCCGCTCTATTCCTGTTCTCTACCAGATCGGAATCTTATGAAGACCAAAAGGGTAAGAACGACGAGTTCGAGTCTTATCTATTTCCTTTGTACTGGTTCAACCGTGAAATAAGAGCGGACTCTAAGAGAACACATTTGAATTTTCTAATATTCTTCGACTATGCGAAGGATGCTTCTAAGAAAGAATCCAGATTGATCCTAGGGCCGTATTATAATGTCTCGAGCGCGAATTCGGAGAACTATGGACTACTTCCTTTGGGAATATTTTCCCAGGATCAGGAAAGCAAGTTTTGGTTCCTTCTAGGTGCCTACGGCTATAAGGAGAAGGGAACGGATCGCTGGGGCTTTGCCGGGATATTCGATACTAATTATGAAGAGGCTTGGAAGAGAAGAAATCTGAATTTCTTTCTTGGACTCATCCACACTGAGTTAGAAGAGCAAAGAACGAGAGTCGCCATCTTGGGAGGAATTCTAGGCGGATACGAGAGTAGGCCGAATTATTCTGACACGAATCTGCTTTGGCTTAGATGGAGATCTTCTCCGGATGATACTCTTGCGAATTTCTTGCCTGTATACTATTATCATTCTGATTCTGCAGGAACTTCCACATTGGTGCCTCCTGTATTAGGTTACTTCTCTTCGGAGAAAGATGGACGTTTCGATATGCTGGGACTAGGTCTTCTGTATTATCGCAATCAGAAGATCTCTCAGGAAGAAGATCTGATGCTTGTCGGGCCGGGACTGTTCTATTATAGACAGTATCCGAATACGAACGGCTTGAATGCGATGGGTATATTGGCATTGCCTGGTCTAGGCGGGCTTCTATGGGATTGGGAATACGAGACTAGAACGAAATATAGTAGATACTCTATTCTAAATTTCTTATATACTAGGACAGTAACTAAGGAAGGAAGCGAATTTAGTCGGATTTTCGGATTCAAATTATAG
- a CDS encoding DUF167 domain-containing protein — protein MKIRVRVKPNSKKPYIEKGEDGIWVVAVREPATEGKANNAIIKAVAEELGLAQSKVQLVKGMKSKEKVLEIHE, from the coding sequence ATGAAGATTCGTGTGCGGGTCAAACCGAATTCCAAGAAGCCATATATAGAGAAGGGCGAGGATGGGATTTGGGTCGTCGCTGTTAGGGAACCCGCCACGGAGGGAAAAGCAAACAATGCAATCATCAAAGCGGTTGCAGAAGAGTTAGGCTTGGCCCAATCCAAGGTGCAATTGGTGAAAGGAATGAAAAGCAAAGAGAAGGTTTTGGAGATCCATGAGTAG
- the murJ gene encoding murein biosynthesis integral membrane protein MurJ, whose translation MSQAAKRSFALSFYTLISRILGLFRDHFMAVSFGTGMVASAFSVAYRLPNMFRNLLAEGTLSQSFMPLYSDAGKEGEEAARRMSGAVLSFLFVILLCFVVLVFTVSPFALPLLVGGSPEYSGLVVELTYILFFLIVTASLSSIYMAISNVKNRFFVPSLSPIILNLSYLVIFLGVFPFVEWELLTKVQVLCFAIVTGGVIQLLVQAWYVSKNGEGPIFSWNYKHPAIQKIFKLMLPAAIGGGFYQLGLLVDIFLANWVQNHNPGLGAVVSLDYSQRLVQLPTGIIGVALATTTLPALLSALKQDRHAEVPHEMLGVLGFASFLTAPAALGMGILAGPILDSIYFGGRWDHVATNTAILPLVFYSVAVPFYSMNKVLISTFYAFQDTKTPLKVQAFTFALNLILNFSLVFSLKHSAIALASAVSTIITWTVLSRSLAKHGVHFPWKGFLKKASLLLLPLLFMGIFLFFYKTWVHSPLVSNLLSKGLSYANSSRISLFIAVVPAMGIFFGSSLSLGLEEIRLITGKIFRKR comes from the coding sequence TTGTCCCAGGCCGCTAAAAGAAGTTTCGCTCTTTCCTTTTATACTCTCATCTCAAGGATCCTGGGTCTATTCCGAGATCATTTCATGGCTGTCTCCTTCGGGACTGGAATGGTTGCCTCTGCCTTCTCAGTAGCGTATAGATTGCCGAATATGTTCCGTAACCTTCTTGCAGAAGGTACTCTCTCTCAGTCGTTCATGCCTCTCTATTCCGATGCAGGAAAAGAAGGAGAAGAAGCCGCTAGGAGAATGAGCGGTGCCGTCTTAAGTTTTCTCTTTGTTATTCTTCTTTGTTTCGTAGTTCTTGTGTTCACTGTTTCTCCCTTCGCTTTGCCCTTGCTTGTGGGAGGGAGTCCTGAATATTCTGGCCTTGTAGTTGAGCTCACCTATATTCTATTTTTCTTAATCGTTACTGCGAGTCTTTCTTCCATTTACATGGCTATCTCGAATGTGAAGAACCGTTTCTTTGTTCCTTCGCTTTCTCCTATTATATTAAATTTAAGTTATCTTGTGATCTTTCTGGGAGTTTTCCCTTTTGTAGAATGGGAACTTTTGACAAAGGTGCAAGTGCTTTGCTTTGCGATTGTGACTGGTGGTGTGATACAACTACTGGTCCAGGCTTGGTACGTTTCTAAGAATGGAGAGGGTCCGATCTTTTCCTGGAATTATAAGCATCCGGCAATCCAAAAGATATTCAAGCTTATGCTTCCTGCTGCGATCGGAGGTGGCTTTTATCAACTTGGGCTTTTGGTCGATATTTTTCTAGCGAACTGGGTGCAGAACCATAACCCTGGTTTGGGCGCTGTTGTCAGTTTGGATTATTCTCAAAGACTGGTTCAATTGCCTACTGGTATCATAGGTGTTGCTCTTGCGACTACCACCTTGCCTGCGTTACTCTCCGCTTTGAAACAGGATAGGCATGCCGAGGTTCCTCATGAGATGCTGGGAGTCCTGGGTTTTGCTTCCTTCTTAACTGCGCCTGCTGCCTTGGGAATGGGAATACTTGCCGGTCCTATTTTGGACTCTATTTATTTTGGAGGAAGATGGGATCATGTCGCTACGAATACAGCGATACTTCCTTTGGTCTTTTATTCCGTTGCGGTCCCTTTCTATAGCATGAACAAGGTTTTGATCTCTACCTTTTATGCCTTCCAAGACACGAAAACTCCTTTGAAGGTCCAAGCATTTACCTTTGCCTTAAATCTGATCTTAAATTTTTCCTTGGTCTTTTCTTTGAAGCATTCTGCGATCGCTCTTGCGTCTGCCGTTTCTACCATCATCACCTGGACTGTGCTTTCGCGCAGTCTCGCCAAGCATGGTGTTCATTTTCCTTGGAAAGGTTTTCTGAAGAAGGCTAGTCTTCTATTGCTTCCTCTATTGTTTATGGGGATCTTTTTGTTTTTCTATAAAACTTGGGTGCATTCCCCTCTTGTTTCCAATCTGCTTTCGAAGGGACTCAGTTACGCGAATTCTTCTCGCATTTCCCTTTTTATTGCGGTTGTTCCCGCCATGGGAATTTTCTTCGGCTCTAGTCTTTCTTTAGGACTCGAAGAGATAAGATTAATCACTGGAAAAATCTTTCGTAAAAGATAG
- a CDS encoding STAS domain protein, giving the protein MEIRTTKKGKILKVVPKGILDSYSAFDLVRFIKSRWEEGDRLVLVVSSSIEYLEEDGISSLLELKSFFEKHGGSIAFSDWNEESSLVLGLFGLKQASNFFVHEKEAEIWLSSLKIEDRRTKPEPGYDSISSLRQTRPVQFYSSGKQSQSAPLEFIPELSTVPIQGGELVKENPSPSSIAKNLDHSVEQARAAAQERILYCESCRSRLRIKSLGRHQCPNCGIQFDVSRTGGVRYLEKLLD; this is encoded by the coding sequence TTGGAAATTCGCACCACAAAAAAGGGAAAGATCTTAAAAGTTGTTCCGAAAGGGATCTTGGATTCTTATTCGGCATTCGACTTAGTTCGTTTCATCAAATCCAGATGGGAAGAAGGTGATAGACTTGTCCTAGTCGTTTCTTCTTCTATAGAATATTTGGAAGAGGATGGTATTTCCTCCTTATTAGAACTCAAAAGCTTTTTCGAGAAACACGGAGGAAGCATTGCATTCAGTGATTGGAATGAAGAAAGTTCCTTGGTCTTGGGACTCTTTGGTCTAAAGCAAGCTTCTAATTTCTTTGTTCATGAGAAAGAGGCAGAGATTTGGTTATCTTCCTTAAAGATAGAAGATAGAAGAACAAAGCCGGAGCCCGGATATGATTCTATTTCTTCTCTACGCCAAACTCGTCCTGTGCAATTTTATTCTTCCGGAAAGCAAAGCCAATCCGCTCCTTTGGAATTCATTCCAGAATTGAGCACTGTTCCGATCCAAGGAGGAGAGCTTGTAAAAGAGAATCCATCTCCTTCTTCCATTGCAAAGAACTTGGATCATTCAGTAGAACAGGCGAGAGCAGCTGCCCAGGAAAGGATCTTGTACTGCGAGTCTTGCAGGTCTCGCTTGCGTATCAAAAGTCTAGGCCGTCATCAATGTCCGAATTGCGGAATTCAGTTTGACGTGAGTAGGACCGGCGGAGTTCGATACTTAGAGAAACTACTCGATTAG
- a CDS encoding LIC_12071 family protein, protein MQIFKHILFFLLALIICEGIAIGASAWSYLESSLASFEQIRNLSDERARDTIGAISKSSEGKLNQEKLEDLNFAFSRLVKVTSGDKEGFIISEISMVTDSGVVLASSNEDYVSEPRSKRKPESKFLSLSYTSAHRLRKWQISTPILLESKKTFENNKLMTLVAPYFPEILTPEVLLSMAVYHPEKFERVASLHMRYERGNFAHFVRIQTELFWWTLQNNAIIAFICSLIIGFAHILIKSVRTSFTREGEYIASPSDPPLWEKVDFAQTQGHIRWKETSSHSPSSPPPIREERYVPSRSDVLEKPMPIATHVGAPTASKEKAEILDAIYLG, encoded by the coding sequence GTGCAGATTTTCAAACATATTCTATTCTTTCTCTTAGCACTCATAATTTGTGAAGGGATCGCGATCGGAGCCTCGGCCTGGTCGTATCTGGAATCTTCTCTCGCTTCGTTTGAACAGATCCGGAATCTGTCGGATGAAAGAGCAAGGGATACGATAGGTGCCATTTCTAAATCCAGTGAAGGAAAACTAAACCAGGAGAAGTTGGAAGATCTCAATTTCGCATTCTCTCGTTTGGTAAAAGTAACTTCTGGGGATAAGGAAGGATTTATCATTTCAGAGATCAGTATGGTCACCGATTCCGGAGTCGTGCTCGCTTCGTCTAACGAGGATTATGTGTCCGAACCTAGAAGCAAAAGAAAGCCAGAGTCCAAATTTCTTTCTCTCAGTTATACTTCTGCGCATCGCTTGAGAAAGTGGCAGATCAGCACTCCTATTCTTCTGGAATCTAAGAAAACTTTCGAGAACAATAAGCTGATGACTTTGGTGGCTCCTTATTTTCCTGAGATACTCACTCCAGAAGTCTTATTGTCGATGGCGGTTTATCATCCTGAGAAATTCGAGAGAGTCGCTTCTCTTCATATGAGATATGAAAGAGGGAATTTTGCTCATTTCGTAAGGATCCAAACCGAGCTCTTCTGGTGGACACTTCAGAACAATGCAATCATCGCATTTATCTGTTCTTTGATCATAGGATTCGCTCATATACTCATCAAGAGTGTTAGAACATCCTTTACGAGAGAAGGGGAATATATTGCGAGTCCTTCCGATCCTCCTCTATGGGAGAAGGTTGATTTTGCACAGACTCAGGGGCATATTCGCTGGAAGGAAACAAGTAGTCATTCTCCTTCTTCTCCTCCTCCAATACGCGAAGAGAGATATGTTCCAAGCCGCTCAGATGTTTTGGAAAAACCTATGCCAATCGCAACTCATGTGGGAGCTCCTACAGCTTCCAAAGAGAAAGCGGAAATTTTAGACGCTATTTATCTAGGATAA
- the lipB gene encoding lipoyl(octanoyl) transferase LipB, with amino-acid sequence MKVFSLQSPVPYDRYVLFQEGARAARKESILFLEHPLTITGGINYNIGNLLRNQDFLSESGISLHYIKRGGDYTAHEPGQIVTYIHLDLKKRELAISDFLNFILDAVIDSVKEVWDLDLVKNPDAPGLYLAQDPKRKILSMGVLFKSWFTSYGIALNVSNDFSAFQCIHPCGQDWRSMISISQLGLPSDPGTKKKWIQNFQAKFLKNLQAISV; translated from the coding sequence GTGAAGGTTTTTTCCCTACAGAGTCCGGTTCCGTACGACAGATATGTCCTCTTCCAAGAGGGAGCAAGAGCTGCGCGGAAGGAATCGATCCTATTTTTGGAACACCCTCTTACGATAACCGGGGGGATCAATTATAATATCGGAAACCTACTCCGAAATCAAGATTTCCTTTCCGAGAGCGGGATCTCTCTCCATTATATAAAGAGAGGAGGAGATTACACCGCTCACGAACCCGGACAGATCGTAACCTATATACATTTGGACTTAAAAAAAAGGGAATTAGCAATTTCAGATTTTCTAAATTTCATTTTGGACGCGGTTATCGATTCGGTAAAAGAAGTCTGGGATCTGGATTTGGTCAAAAATCCGGATGCTCCAGGTTTGTATTTGGCTCAGGATCCCAAACGAAAGATACTCTCCATGGGCGTATTATTCAAATCCTGGTTCACTAGTTACGGGATTGCTCTGAATGTTTCGAATGATTTCTCCGCTTTCCAATGCATTCATCCTTGCGGCCAGGACTGGAGGTCTATGATCTCGATCTCTCAATTGGGACTTCCTTCGGACCCTGGCACTAAGAAAAAATGGATCCAAAACTTTCAGGCCAAATTTCTGAAAAATTTGCAAGCTATCTCCGTTTAA